Genomic window (Sparus aurata chromosome 19, fSpaAur1.1, whole genome shotgun sequence):
AGTGTGATATCTGTACTTTCACTTGAGTACGGGATCTGAATAGTGCCTCCAGGAGAAGGAAATGGCCGAAGGGGGCACTTTTCAGGAAAGGGACGCAGCCGCCAGTAatcagctgtctgtctgccagGAGGTGTTGAACTTTCACCTCCACATTGacgatgatgatggtgatgatggtgagtGGCACCGAGTGGACACCTGGCGTGCTCGCTGTGAATTCCTCTCCACATTTCTAAGATGCGCCGGTGTGACCGCTGAATGCTGACCGAACCGGTTAAAATAGGATGTCAACAAGTGACGCAGGAGAGTCGGAGCTCAGAGTTGTTGTAGGAGGAGAGACAGCTACGCCTCAGTACGGGACAGCACGAGCAACACGGTGTACAGCCGCCAGGTACGTCCACACGGCTCCAAACTACCCTTTAACAGCGATTTTAATCTTTGCTTTGTGTGCGCTGCTCTTCCTTTCAGCCCGCTTCATGTCGCCGAGCACTTTCTGTGACTCTGTTTTAGCGTGCTGGAGACTTCTGAGCCGGGGCTCGAGCGCTGTTCTGCGAGCCCTCGCCGAACTCCGTGTGCAAATCTGCATGTTTAACGTTGCAACGCGTGTCCGGACGAATTTCACGACTCTCACAGCCCAGCGAAGACGTCTCACGGTTCAAGGCTTGGTTCGAGCGAATTCGGCGCTAAGCTGCTCCAGCGATATGACATTTTATACCCGGTTCTCAGCTCGGAACTGCCCTCACGTTACTGTGTTTGGCAGATGGATGCGCGAATAACTTGAGAAGAAAGTcgaatgtttttcactacagaGTGTTTTGTGTGCTACTTTGTGTACAAGCAGCTGTGCTGTTGATCAGAAGTGGCTGCTCACGAGTCGTGTGCTCCTTGGTGTTGGTGTACGGAAGTTGCCAGATTTTTGACGGAGGTTCGGTGGGACACGCTCCTCTTCTGACTTATGAAGCGTGACGTATCTGGCTACACTTGCAGAGGTTGAATGTAGGAGATATGTAAGCAGGTTTTTGGAGTGAATGCTGTAGTGTATGAACTCATCTTAGTCTGGTTATGCAGCTTACATGCCGCCCAAGACTAGATTTGTATGGGTGTATTCAGTAATCCACATAGGCCTACTGCAAACCAGCATCATTTGGCTGATGTATTATGGAGCAGTTCAGCTTTGGTGGCTTAGCAGGCGAGCTCATACATGCACATCCAGGCTCGCAGTATCTCAAAGATCCCGGCATGGATGCAAAGTGCAGCTGCCTGTGCACGTCCAGAGCCTTACCACTGTAACTCATCTGCACATCCTTCTGCTAATTCCCTCTAAACCTCTCTACTGTATACCCATCCATAGGCTCAAAGGTAAACAGCTCTGCTGGAAGCCTGACAGACGCTGAAGGTGCGGCAGCAAACAGGGCAGGTCTTACTTTGTCCTGCCAACTTTTTGTTGCCACTCATCTAGTCAGTACAAAGTCATTAAGATCTCCTTGGATGAGTCTCAAGAAGTTTAGGGTGTAAAATAATTTGCAGTAGTTTTGAACATTGCTTGTATCGAGTACACACCCACACTTCGGTTCAGGCTGGATCTTAGTGGTTATGTAAGTGTTAGCTGGCAGATAGAGCGGGCACACACCCACAGCGAGGCTGACCTCAAGTGAAGAATACACCGACATACTTGTATgagacacacactgcacataATGGTTGCAGCCCAAATAGCCTCTCAGAGGATAACAATTAGTCATCAGCTCGCAGagcatgaaaacaaactgaGGGGAGGTTCACACAGTGCTGATAACTGATGTATGTCACATGGCTGCAGCAGCCCTGACTGGTGGTTACAGgttgtttcattttgtcaacACCGGATTAGAGGTCACTAATGCCTGAGATTAATTTTAGGGATTTTACTCTTAAAATGGGATATActataaacttaaaaaacattcaattaaATCCATAGAAAATAAGGGTGTCCTTTTACCCTGATGCATTAGAAAAAGTCAGGTTGCACCCAACAGTTACTGTCTTTGTCAAATAATctcttaattattttttaaagcgCTTGTTTTGCTTATGTAAAGCTAGAAAATAGAGACGTTTTAAAATCCTCTGCTTGACTGACTTGTGATCTGTAAAGTCAAACAGAGACAagttaaaaagagaaaactgagaaaaacagaaaatcctgACATCTGAGCAGTTTGAACTAGagtatgtttgtctttttttttctttttgctcatCACAATTAACTATCAACTAATATGGTAATTCCCAGTTGGGAATACTTGGACTGCCAGACTTTCTGTGGCATTGACGAGGAGCTCCCTGGaaagattattttcactgttaatTTGTCGTGGATTTTTTGCAATTGATACTGATGACTGATGATTACCCACGTTTATGCACACATGAAATGGAGAAAGGCCAAAATGAAATGAGCaaagattaattgattaattaatcaacTAAGTAATTAATATGACCTTCTTCTTGTTTCTTGGTTGGTCACAAACCAACTTTCAAGCTGCAAACAGCCACCTGCTGAATCGGAGTTTGTAAATGCTGCATCTGGTTTCATCTCAATGTTTTTATTCGTAGACTACAATTTCACAGATACAGATAAATAGCTGATAACATGAAATGTCACGCATTGGGCTGATAAATGTCATGCATCACTAACATGTATTCATTCAAAGCTGCAGCCACTGATCTGCTACGGGCAGTGTGGCTTATCTGCGATGATCAAAGGTCGAAACAACAGGAATGTAAACGGCAGCAATTTTAAAAATAGATGAATGGTTCAAGCCATTTTTCAAGCCAAAACAGTATTTGCTCATTCCAGCTTTTACAAATGTCAGGAGTTGATTCTTTTCTTTGCCATATAGGACAGCAAGCTGAGTCTGAAGTCTTTGGGTTTGGAACTATTGATTGGAcaacataaacaaactgaatatgtCAACTTTGGTTCTAGAGAATTATGATGGGCATTTTCTGACATAATATGGACGAAACcattaatcataaaaatgatcaaataataATCCACAGATTCAACAACTATAGTTAAACTGCTGCCTTCCTACTTCCTATCAATCATAGCACTGATATTGCTGTGATATGATCCGCTTTCTTCTGTTGCCTGCAGGAGAGGTGGGATTAAAAACACTCCGTACCATCAATATGGAAGGCGTGTTGGCTTTGGCACGGAGCTAGCTGTTGAAGATCTCCCTCCCGCCAATCCTCCCTGCTcatttttctctgtgtctctctcatgTCATGTCACGTCAGGCTTTTTTACAAGCTTAACAGATATTAAGCTCTAATGGGGCCCATGAGTCGTCCCTGAAGGCAAGGTGGATAGGGATAGGTGGAGACGTTCAGTGGTATTAAGGAAGGTCAAGAGAGACAAACCAAAGGGCTTCACTCTTTGATCACACAAAGCACTGCGGTTTACACAAAGACTATTGATCCTAGGTAGCAATTTCCATCCACTTATAAACCTCTGaactgagagagggagagagagggatcctgGAATGTCCTGTGACAGATAACTGCTTTGGTTTATTTGTTATGTTTCACGTACAAAGGTTGCGGTGACACGTACATCCATTTTTAGATAACTGCCTCATCCACGTTGTGGTGTGATCGTCGTGCTCGGCAGTTGGAACACTAGCGTGGGTTCAGCGTTGGGTTGCAGCAGTAAATGTGCATATGCATGTTTTAGTGActgtgtgagtgggtgtgttAGCTCTGCGCTCTGGTTGTAAGAGAGAAAGTGTGGTGCGAGCAGAGTCGAAAATTGTTATATAACCGCAGCTTATCAGTCGAGCACTGCCCCGCTGATAATATGAGGGAAGCATGACCGGTTGAGCTTCATTCCGTGAACCTTTAGcactaattacatttttatacaaATCAGATTACGAGAAAGGGAGAATGGTGTATGTACATCGTCAGCTTATCATTCAAACAGTCATATTTAAGGCAAAaacaccacattttttttttgtatatgtaCAAATGTGAGGCTATATAGCCCTGTTCACCCACGATGAGCATTACCTGTGAACCTCTCGTAATGTAATTGCAGATTAGACTGTGATCCCAATCCCATGCAAATCTGCTGTGTCTGTCATTTGTAAAGTGAAAAATTCTGCCGCATATTTCCCCCCATATTTTGCCAAACAAAGAGTTTCTGTGATAATATCTGTCTTGTTTGGTCAGACAACTGAACTGAGACATCTGATCACAGCTCATAATCAACAGCTGTGCTATGAGGATGGCTATATTGGCATTTAAGGGTGATGGCAAAGAATGTTAGGAACATATTCAAGTACAGCCACAAGGCATATTTTActtcattaaagaaaaagaagcataATTGTATTCATGCTTGTAACAAATGTAGAAAGTAGGCAAATTAAATCTCAATTATTTGATGGCTATAAAATATGCTTGTCTTCTGAAAATAGACGTCACACAGACATATCATATCCATGAGATAATGTCAGGAAATCcaacagactttgcttatcctccTGCTAAtgaaccacacaaacacaatcgtTTGGTGGTACTTTCTAGATTACAAGAGGTGTACTGCTAAAACTAGAGCCGTGCAAAAAGGACTTGTAACAGTAAACAGAAtgtcttttggttttggactgtttggtTGAACAACAACATGTTATCTTGGGCTGAAGCAATATTAGACAgacactttaaaaaacaaaacaatgagccaAGAAAATATTCACCAATTTTATGCTGGGCCAGAAATGGGATGCTTCATATTTAAGCTTGATTAATGTCTGTGGATTAAATGGTATGTGCACAGCCACTGAAAATATGCCAATGTGACTACATGTTGGGGCTACGGAGATACCAAATGAGGACTACAGGAACAGTTTCTAATGCAAGTAGATATTGGCACTGTGGGGAATATGATTAAGTCACAATTATGTACAATACATGTGTAGTGTTGTGGTGGTGCTGTAGACAGGTGACAGctatgaaacaaaacataagATGCAGGTACAGTATCTACAGTAGGACTATGATTACGTCCTTGTGTTGACCTAATTTTGAACTGTCCCTCAGCAAGAAgcactgtctgtctctgtgcttcACTGTGGGGCTGCACAGTCAGCTGCAGGATACGAACTTGAGCCACTCTAAAAAATCCTATGCATTAGAAAAAGTCTTAAATCATTTTAGTAATGGTAacttttttgccctttttttttctttttcagagaacAGCAAAATGAAACATTCAGTGAAAGGTTCAGGAACCATTTTGATGAAACCGCAACTAGACAGCAGTGTCACCCATCAGCCATCAGACAAGAAGAAACTCAGAAAGGTGACACACAAAAATCACATGCACATGAGGCACATATTATCTCTGTCAAATGTTTGAATTTACATAAGTGAGCAGAACATAATCCCCTATTCTGAATCTATTACAGCACTAACACAGGAAGCAGCTGCCCGTTGTGGTGATTCACAGGTCCAGACCCAGAAGCCAACTGGACCCAGATTCACCTCCTGCCTCTCCATCAGATGCTCCAGGAAGCTAGGCCCTGACAACCCAGAGCTAAGAATCAAGAAGAATTTAGACCCCTGTCTACACAGGTAAACAAGAAATACATATACCCTGTGACAAATGTTAATGAAATTGAGCACTGACCATGAATGCAGAAATGATTTCCCTCCGAGTCACAGTTCAAGGAGTAACATGACTTCACTCTTCAGTTAAGACATGGGTGTAGATAAATACTTCAAGCATTCATCAGGGTCCTTAGGCCATTAAATATTTCAGACCAGGAAGAGAAGCACCTGGCCCATGACAATGTTTTCTGCAATATATGCATTCAAAATGACCCCTTGTGTGCCACTGAAACCCTAGAGTACACAGCAATCAAGTCTAAATGTTCCGACCTGAGCAGAAAAATAAGATTTAATGACACAATGAAGCTGGTAAATCTGCGAAGACTGGGAAGTGATGGGGAGGTGCGGGACAATCATATTATTACTTAATATCTGTTAAgctattatatcataaaaagacagcagcaaGGTGATAGGCTAACAGTGAAAGAGTGTCGCTGCGCTATTGGATAGATGTGTCCGGGTGATGTTAGCAGCTGAAATCAATTGACGGCCCCAAATAATGACAGGCCAGTAAGAGTGAGTATAAGTGAGAGGGGTGAATGAAAGGGACGGTATGAGACTTTGGCGAGAGCTTAATTTTACAAGAGATTTATTAGTTGCTTGTTACTGCAGGTTGgtgaaaaatagatttttagaAGCTTCACTATTCTTTCGTGAAAAATTGTATCttgaagatgaaatgtcattAATCGGAAATGTAAAAGTTCTCGACTAGGGATGGGGCAATATAAGATTTCATTGCAGATCACGATAAAAAGAAATACGTTTATCGTGATGTAATTCCATTGTTTGGATAATCATAAATCAGAATGATTGTAAACATTTTCACGTCAGTGATTTGAAAAATCTGTCTAGTTTGACAACCTACATATTGACtttctaatttattttcaaatgctGACGGCAAACTTCccacaaaaaaacagttaaatctGATGTGTTGAAATGGATTTGCAACAAAAGTAGGACAGGAAAATGAGGTACCCACCTGCTGAACCCACCCAATCAAGGTGTGCCTAGAGTTTTCCACCCCTGTTTGTTATCTTAAAACAGGTCTTAACCATTCCCTCAACTTTCCGAACAATGAGGTGTTTCAATCATGATTTGGAAGTTGCACAAGCCAACATCCCAGGAGTGGTTTCTGTGGTCTGGAATAGGTACACCTGGCACTAATGGTTGTATCACAAGTCATCTCCAACATTTAGTCAAACAGTAACTGAACCACTGAACCCTGTCTGCATACTGTAGCCTGTGACACACTAACTAGAGCAGTCAGCCCTTTGTATAAATAAGGAGGTGCAGATTATTATGTGACCCCTAAAAGTAGGTTGGACAtgattgtgtttatgtgtgttttcatgagtTGACCGTATGTTTGTATTGGTCTGCATTTGAACGTCACACTTCATGCCCCGATAGCCAGTGTAGGAAGATAAAAAGCTCTTACCGCCCTTTCAGCAGCCCAGCTTTACAGTCTTTACCCAACTTATCACAAATAATTTACCTGCAAGCTGTTTCTTTGCCTGACAGTACTCCCTGTAGTCAGCAGTACAAGAAAAAATTGGAGTCCTATTAGGTTAGACTTGTTGCTTTTTTGGTTGCATAATTGCTTTAGAAATTGTGTGTAATGAAAAAAGAAGGTATATGCCGAATATTTTCCTGAAGCATACTGGAATACACGTGATGCAATGCCAAAGATTATATTGGCCTTGTGACTAGAGGTCAATGATATAACTGGCTTTATATGCTCAAGGGAGAACACACCCATTTTTCCTGCCAGCTAGCCACCTGCATTCTTTCATGCCATCCATGTCCTTATATAGAcatgtgttgagtgtgtgtgatcatgTGTGGTCCATGTGCTGCATGCACCTGAAAATACCATGCAAGTGCTGTCATAATTTCGTTAAAAGGTGTGACTTTAGTGCACCTGTGACAGTGGGAAAACTGTtaagtaaagagagagagagggaggaggaaaggaaTGCTGACCATCCTGTTGATCAACATTGCAGTGGCAAAATGATCTCCATGTGAtccttcagtgtttcacaaaaaCATTACAGTAGAGCACAGGAAACTCTAGGTGACCAAAAtgaaggtgatttttttttttatttaaaagcagcaaCAGTTTATTTTCACTGCCTTATCATGAACATACTGGTCTGATCTAGCTGTTCCTAGTGCTTATGTCTTAAGTCTTGTCAGTCACCTTTCTCAGTATCAAACATTTCACAGTTCATTATTGTATGAGTTCCAGACAGGTGTCTATTACATGTCTAttacatatgtatgtgtatatatacatcaCAGtaagcacataaacacatagaGTACAGCTTACATGATGAACTTAAAACTCAAGTGACCTAGATTATTAAATGCTGTGTCATGTTTATTCTGTACTACAGTCATTTTTAATGTGCATATCACATCCAGCAATAACAAAATTAAAGtcatatttattgattgatttatttacttacttacttatttatttaaaggaaatccaacaaaaacagctgcCCAGTATGTAAGAAAATATGTGATATATTGGTCTAACTTGAGTCAGTGTTGCTCTCATAGCTCATATTTAGGGGATACCTAATGTTTTGTGCAAACTGTACATTATGTACAATCTACAGTTACAGTAGGTGACAAGTCTAATCGCAGATGGTATTCCTAATGGGTTTCATGACTTCTGTCTCCTGTTTTACCAGTTTAACTGAAACACAGAGGACTGAGACTGAGATCAGCAGCTGTCAGGTAAGAATTAGCCACAATCTTGAGCATTACTAATGAATGAATGTTGTCAAGTGACAAGTTCATAGCCTCTGATATTCTTTGAAAACCACATGAAGCAGTTTTCTGTGAAATCATCAAAACATAATAAGTGACATTGTGTACTCTTGAGAACATGAGTCTGGTTATCATTTCAAGAGTTAGAAAAGACAgggtgtgtgtgcttttgtgtgtgtgtccttggaAATCGTTCATGTCTTTCTAAATAACCTGTTTGTCAGGGCCTGAATCTCTTAAATAGCTACACCATGGGAACAGACACTAAGCAAAGCTCTGGCGTCTGCAAGCACACAATTTGAATATGAGATAGGCCACTGTTGCATACAGTAATTTGCAGAAAGCATTTTACTTTAGTGTGCCACTAATTTGCATAGGTATGTTCAGATAAGGTCAAGTTGACAAATGAAAAGAGTTAGGCTTTAATGATACAGCTAGACATATCTAATAAGTGGTAACAGTAAAGAAATATAATGTGGAATGTTGTGTACTCATGTGAATTGTTTGcgcaaaaataatttaattcaattaatttaTAATGAAGATTCTAGtttggtaaaacaaaaaaaggttgaCATCTGGTCAATTGCAATAATTGGTCTTCTCTTTACAGGTTAATGGACAAAGATCACCAACAGACATCTCTATAAAAGCAGTCGGTGACTCTACATTATATGAAAGGATCCCAGCCAAGAAGAAAGAAGTCACAGTTGTTTGCAATGAACTGGGGATTTCCCGGGACTTGACTGTAACTCACAGTTCCTCAAATGGGGAAGTTCGACCATATAAGTGTAATGGCTTGCGCACACTTGATTGTGGATCACAACCAAGGACTTGCACTAGATCAGTTGAGTTAGAGGAAGAACATACAAAGTTTGAGAAACAAACTGATCCTGTGGAACTATCCAACCCGACTAGAACCATGCTGTCTTCCACTGTGGTAACAGTTCTTGCCCCACACTTGAGTGGCCGACCAAGACGGCTCAAAAGGTTTGACGGAACTAGCAGTTCAGAAGCCCAGGGGAATTTACAAGATGTGACCAACACTATGGAAAACCATACACAAGAACGCTTTCAGGGGCCTATGGACAGGTTATTGACAGAAAGATCGCAAGCCCAATCAAGGTTGCCATTTCCAGGTACCAGAAGCAATACAGTGGGCTGGTCAACTAATAGTGGTCCTGCAAGTTTGGACTATGAATCCAAGAGGAGAATGATTCAGACTGTCTCTTTGGATGTTAACACTGGAAGAATGGGCAGTAGGAATAGAGATGCAGGTGCTTTAAACCCTGTAGCCACAAATGAAACACCTGTGTCTCCCTTCTCCCCTGGCTCAAATGAACAACGGAGGAATCCACAAACAGGACATCAAGGTGAGCTGTCATCTTTAAACTCAAAACCAACAACCAGCAGTCTACTTCTGTATTTGAGAGAAGAGTTAAGAGTTAACTCCAATGGCAAGAACTCTAATGCAGCCTCCACACTTTCTCAGATAAACCTCTCACCTCTGAGCGGTTCGCCAACTGATCGAGATGGAAAAGTATTCACACCATACCTGTCTCAAATCGTTAACAACAATAATGTACAGGAGAGGTCaaagtccctcctctccccgTCGTCTTATTCTTATAAGACAACTGAAACTGGGTCCACCCTTTCCCCATCATCTTCCAATGGAAGAGGATGGACCACACTTGAATCACGGTTCTTTCCAGCATCACCTACAAACAAAGATGCACAAGATGCACCATTTACCCAACAACCTCAAACAACATATAGGACCCAAACCGATCTTTCTTGTTCCAAACAGGCATTTCTAAGTGGTGGAGCATCAGAAATGCAACAAAGTTGCAGGGGCTCGGACATAAGTAAAGACTTGTTCGCAGATAGCTCAGTCTCCTCAACCAGACATACCACATATGACCTCTCTGCCCTCCAAAAAACACACTCCCTCCCTAGAAGGACCACCctgacatccacttcctggtggaaACAAGTTACCCAGGAATCTGGTCCCCCCCTAAAGCCCAATGAAGCAACCTACATCAAAGACAAGCCGAACACACCCGTTGTTTCACCCTGTAATGATAAATATGACTTGGCTTCTCCAAGTCCAGTTGACAACAAAATATTTAGCAGTTCAATCCtcagagacaacaacaacacagcggAGTCAGTTTACAAAGGTAACATGAACCTTTGTATGAAGACACAGGGCGGAACTCACAACCTCAAACAAAGAAATGCTGAGGACTCACGTGACCATGAATCAGACAGGCTTGTCAAACAGCTTCATGGCTCCAATTTAAATATCAGGGAACCACAAAAGCCTCACAGTGTGCCTGATGTTCTGTCCGGTTCTAAAATTAGCAGAGCTACAGCTCAAACAATACTGAGTCACACAGAAGATCTCACCAAGCATGACGCAAGTAATAGTGCATTAACAGCGATTGTAACTGTATTACCACCTACTTTGCTAAATCCCAAAAGCCTAGAAACACCCACTGAGAGCAAcagcaaatacaaaaacaatcattGTACATCCAATACCAACACAGCCCCCGCATCTCCTCACACCAGGAACCCTCAAAGGTTTTCCAAaccatct
Coding sequences:
- the LOC115569854 gene encoding uncharacterized protein LOC115569854 isoform X2, with the translated sequence MSTSDAGESELRVVVGGETATPQYGTARATRCTAAREQQNETFSERFRNHFDETATRQQCHPSAIRQEETQKALTQEAAARCGDSQVQTQKPTGPRFTSCLSIRCSRKLGPDNPELRIKKNLDPCLHRCSPQLTVEISPTTLILLSVIGTLVMTVV
- the LOC115569854 gene encoding uncharacterized protein LOC115569854 isoform X3; the encoded protein is MSTSDAGESELRVVVGGETATPQYGTARATRCTAAREQQNETFSERFRNHFDETATRQQCHPSAIRQEETQKALTQEAAARCGDSQVQTQKPTGPRFTSCLSIRCSRKLGPDNPELRIKKNLDPCLHRSGTRKKVQK